One genomic segment of Brassica napus cultivar Da-Ae chromosome A3, Da-Ae, whole genome shotgun sequence includes these proteins:
- the LOC106439832 gene encoding rac-like GTP-binding protein ARAC3, with protein MSASRLKCVIVGDGAVGKTCLLISYTRNTFPTGDVSNVFDNVCAHVIVDGSTINLELFDTAGQDDYNRLRPLSYPCTDVFLLAFSLVNKASYENVAKKWVPELRHHAPDVPIVLVGTKLDARDDKQYFLEHPEAVPISTAQGEELKRLVGASAYIECSSKTQLNVKAVFDEAIKVVLEPPNNNNISTSQKGCSIL; from the exons ATGAGTGCTTCAAGGTTAAAGTGTGTCATCGTCGGTGACGGCGCCGTCGGCAAGACTTGTCTACTCATTTCCTACACTAGAAACACTTTCCCCACC GGTGATGTGTCAAATGTTTTTGATAATGTCTGCGCCCATGTGATTGTCGATGGGAGCACCATCAACTTGGAATTGTTTGACACTGCAG GACAAGATGACTACAACAGACTAAGACCATTAAGCTATCCATGTACTGATGTCTTCTTGCTCGCATTCTCTCTTGTTAACAAAGCGAGCTATGAAAATGTTGCTAAAAAG TGGGTTCCTGAACTCAGACATCATGCTCCTGATGTTCCCATCGTACTTGTTGGAACAAAGCTCG ATGCTCGAGATGATAAGCAGTACTTTCTTGAGCACCCTGAAGCTGTTCCTATATCTACTGCTCAG GGTGAAGAACTAAAGAGGCTTGTTGGAGCTTCTGCTTATATAGAATGCAGTTCAAAGACACAACTG AATGTTAAAGCTGTCTTTGACGAGGCCATCAAAGTAGTTCTCGAGCCACCCAATAACAACAACATTAGTACATCTCAGAAAGGCTGTTCCATATTGTGA
- the LOC106439834 gene encoding L-ascorbate peroxidase 3, producing MAALIVDAEYLKEIDKARRELRALIAKKNCAPIMLRLAWHDAGTYDAESKTGGPNGSIRNEAEYSHGANSGLKIALDLCEDVKTKHPKISYADLYQLAGVVAVEVTGGPDISFVPGRKDSNACTDEGRLPDANQGSKHLKDVFHRMGLSDKDIVALSGAHTLGMAHPERSGFDGQWTQDPLKFDNSYFVELLKEDESDGLLKLSTDKSLLEVPEFRQYVELYAKDEDAFFRDYAESHKKLSELGFTPTSTVTMAITDCTALAHTAVGVAVAAAVVAFSYFYEIRRKMK from the exons ATGGCGGCACTCATCGTTGACGCCGAGTACCTTAAGGAAATCGACAAGGCTCGCCGTGAACTCCGTGCTCTCATCGCCAAGAAGAACTGCGCTCCGATCATGCTCCGTTTGGC GTGGCATGATGCTGGAACCTACGATGCTGAATCCAAGACCGGTGGACCTAATGGCTCCATTAGAAACGAAGCAGAGTACAGTCATGGTGCCAACAGCGGTTTGAAGATAGCGCTTGATCTCTGTG AGGACGTGAAAACGAAGCATCCCAAGATCAGTTATGCGGACCTGTACCAG CTTGCTGGTGTGGTAGCAGTTGAAGTGACTGGTGGACCTGACATCAGTTTTGTTCCTGGCAGAAAA GATTCAAATGCATGCACGGACGAAGGAAGACTTCCTGATGCTAATCAAG GTTCCAAACATCTGAAAGATGTCTTCCACCGGATGGGACTGTCTGACAAAGATATTGTGGCACTGTCAGGGGCACATACTCTG GGAATGGCTCATCCAGAGAGATCAGGTTTTGACGGACAATGGACTCAAGATCCTCTCAAGTTTGATAACTCATACTTTGT GGAATTGCTAAAAGAAGATGAATCAGATGGCTTGCTGAAACTTTCAACGGACAAGTCTTTGCTGGAAGTGCCCGAGTTCCGTCAATATGTTGAGCTTTACGCAAAG GACGAAGATGCATTCTTCAGAGACTATGCAGAGTCACACAAGAAACTTTCAGAACTTGGATTCACACCAACGTCTACAGTCACTATGGCGATAACAGACTGCACCGCACTGGCACATACTGCAGTCGGAGTCGCGGTGGCTGCTGCTGTTGTGGCCTTTAGCTACTTCTATGAAATTCGCAGAAAGATGAAGTAG
- the LOC106439833 gene encoding beta-galactosidase 13, producing MRIHSSNHPWLLLAILVVLLCFPGALSSKDEEKATSKNTKKEVTYDGTSLIINGKRELLYSGSIHYPRSTPDMWPKIIKRAKQGGLNTIQTYVFWNFHELEQGKFNFSGRADLVKFIKLIEKNGMYVTLRLGPFIQAEWTHGGLPYWLREIPGIFFRTDNKPFKEHTERYVRVILDMMKEEKLFAPQGGPIILGQIENEYSAVQRAYKNNGSNYIKWASKLVHSMNLGIPWVMCKQNDAPDPMINACNGRHCGDTFPGPNREHKPSLWTENWTTQFRVYGDPPVQRSVEDIAFSVARFFSKNGSHVNYYMYHGGTNFGRTSAHYVTTRYYDDAPLDEYGLEKEPKYGHLKHLHNALNLCKKALLWGQSRTEKPGKDTEIRYYEQPGTKVCAAFLANNNTESAEIIKFRGKDYVIPPRSISILPDCKTVVYSTGEIVSHHTARNFMKSKKANKKFDFKVFTETVPQELKGDSYVPVELYGLAKDESDYGWYTTNFKIDDSDLKKKGGKPTVRVASLGHALHAWLNGEYLGNGHGSHDEKSFVFQKPIALKEGDNHLTMLGVLTGFPDSGSYLEHRFTGPRSVSISGLSSGPMDLTEKSKWGNKVGMEGEKLDIHTEKGLKKVKWEKFSGKAPGLTWYQTYFDAPESLSPAAIRMNGMGKGLIWVNGEGVGRYWMSFLSPLGQSTQIEYHIPRSFLKPKKNLLVIFEEEPNVNPELIDFVIVNRDTVCSYIGEDYTPSVRHWARKNDNVQAITDDVQLTANLKCSGTKKISAVEFASFGNPTGSCGNFTRGSCHAPVTKQVVEKYCLGKAECVIPVNKSTFQEDKKDSCPKVVKTLAVQVKCGRPKKN from the exons ATGAGAATACATTCTTCTAATCATCCATGGCTTTTACTAGCCATTCTCGTTGTTCTCCTCTGCTTCCCTGGAGCTCTCTCAAGCAAGGACGAGGAGAAGGCAACCTCGAAGAACACGAAGAAAGAAGTAACTTATGATGGAACGTCTTTGATCATCAATGGAAAAAGAGAATTGCTTTACTCTGGCTCCATACATTACCCTCGTAGCACTCCTGAT ATGTGGCCCAAGATTATTAAGAGAGCAAAACAAGGTGGTTTGAACACGATTCAAACATATGTTTTTTGGAATTTTCATGAGCTTGAACAGGGGAAG TTCAATTTTTCGGGTAGAGCCGATTTGGTGAAGTTTATAAAACTGATTGAGAAGAATGGTATGTACGTAACCTTGAGGCTTGGACCATTCATTCAGGCTGAATGGACTCATGG GGGACTTCCTTACTGGCTTAGAGAAATTCCCGGGATCTTCTTCCGTACAGACAATAAACCATTCaag GAACATACAGAGAGGTATGTTAGGGTGATACTTGATATGATGAAGGAGGAGAAGCTTTTTGCTCCACAAGGAGGACCCATCATATTAGGACAG ATAGAGAATGAGTATAGTGCTGTTCAACGTGCATATAAAAACAATGGATCAAACTACATTAAGTGGGCATCTAAATTGGTACATTCTATGAATTTGGGGATCCCATGGGTTATGTGTAAGCAAAATGATGCTCCTGATCCTATG atcAACGCCTGTAATGGAAGACATTGTGGTGATACATTCCCTGGTCCCAACAGAGAGCACAAGCCATCTTTATGGACAGAGAATTGGACTACTCA GTTCCGCGTTTATGGCGATCCTCCGGTGCAACGATCTGTAGAAGATATAGCCTTTTCTGTAGCCCGGTTCTTTTCCAAGAATGGAAGCCATGTTAACTACTACATG tatcATGGAGGTACTAACTTTGGAAGAACCTCTGCTCATTATGTAACCACTCGTTACTATGATGATGCACCTCTTGATGAATacg GATTGGAAAAGGAGCCTAAGTACGGTCATCTAAAACATCTTCACAACGCACTTAACTTGTGCAAGAAGGCACTTCTCTGGGGCCAATCTCGAACTGAGAAGCCTGGCAAAGACACAGAG ATAAGATACTACGAGCAGCCTGGAACTAAAGTTTGTGCAGCGTTTCTAGCTAACAATAACACAGAATCTGCAGAAATAATCAAATTCAGGGGAAAGGATTACGTTATACCGCCTCGTTCCATCAGTATTCTCCCTGACTGCAAAACTGTTGTGTATAGCACCGGAGAG ATTGTCTCTCATCACACTGCAAGGAACTTTATGAAGTCAAAGAAGGCAAATAAGAAGTTTGATTTCAAAGTGTTCACCGAGACCGTTCCACAGGAGCTTAAAGGTGATTCTTATGTCCCCGTTGAGCTCTATGGCTTGGCCAAAGACGAGTCTGATTACGGATGGTACACAACAAA CTTCAAGATAGATGATAGTGACCTTAAGAAGAAGGGAGGCAAGCCTACTGTGAGGGTTGCTAGTCTTGGCCACGCGTTGCATGCCTGGCTCAATGGAGAATACCTTG gAAACGGACATGGTAGCCATGATGAGAAGAGTTTCGTCTTTCAGAAGCCGATTGCACTAAAAGAAGGAGATAACCACCTCACCATGCTAGGGGTTTTAACAGGATTTCCA GACAGTGGGTCTTATCTGGAGCATAGATTCACAGGTCCACGTAGTGTTTCCATCTCAGGGTTGAGCTCTGGACCAATGGATCTCACTGAGAAAAGCAAATGGGGAAACAAG GTGGGTATGGAAGGCGAAAAGCTCGATATTCACACCGAGAAAGGATTGAAGAAGGTTAAGTGGGAGAAATTCTCAGGAAAAGCACCAGGACTTACATGGTACCAG aCATACTTTGATGCGCCAGAAAGCCTAAGCCCTGCAGCAATAAGGATGAATGGAATGGGAAAGGGTTTGATTTGGGTTAACGGAGAAGGTGTTGGTCGATATTGGATGTCGTTTTTATCTCCTTTAGGCCAGTCAACACAAATCGAGTATCATATCCCTAGGTCTTTCTTGAAGCCCAAGAAAAATCTTCTGGTTATATTCGAGGAAGAACCAAATGTGAATCCAGAGCTTATCGATTTTGTCATCGTCAATAGAGACACCGTGTGTTCTTACATTGGAGAAGACTACACTCCTAGTGTCCGACACTGGGCTAGGAAGAATGACAATGTCCAGGCCATCACTGATGATGTGCAGCTCACGGCTAATCTCAAATGTTCCGGCACTAAGAAGATCTCCGCGGTGGAATTTGCTAGCTTTGGAAACCCTACTGGGAGTTGCGGAAACTTCACCCGTGGATCTTGCCATGCTCCTGTCACTAAACAAGTCGTCGAGAAG TATTGTTTGGGTAAAGCAGAATGTGTGATTCCGGTTAACAAGAGCACCTTCCAGGAAGATAAAAAGGATTCATGTCCCAAAGTTGTGAAGACGCTTGCTGTGCAAGTCAAGTGTGGCCGTCCAAAGAAGAACTAA